The following nucleotide sequence is from Thermoanaerobaculia bacterium.
CGAGGATCAGCAGTACTTCACGCGCCTGAAGTGGGACGTCTCGAAATTCACGCTGACGGATTCCGAGATCGCCGATCGGGTCGGCGCTATCGTGGAAGGAGCCGCCGACACGGAATGGTCGCTCCACGATTCGAACGAAGTCCCGCGAATGGCGGTCTTCGCGTCGAAGGACCCGGCCTGCCTCGACGACATCCTGGCGCGGTGCCGTTCGGGAGAATGGCGCGTCGACGTTCCCGTCGTCGTCGGCAACCACCCCGACCTCGCGCCGGTCGCCCGAAGGTTCGACATCCCGTTTCGCGAGATTCCC
It contains:
- a CDS encoding formyltetrahydrofolate deformylase, yielding MTDEPNRDESRSLILLLQCPLRRGLAARLTELVYDHGGRILYHDQFVDPEDQQYFTRLKWDVSKFTLTDSEIADRVGAIVEGAADTEWSLHDSNEVPRMAVFASKDPACLDDILARCRSGEWRVDVPVVVGNHPDLAPVARRFDIPFREIP